A window of the Streptomyces finlayi genome harbors these coding sequences:
- a CDS encoding DMT family transporter, with product MVWGVAAALVANVLYSTGFVLEKRALAGMPALSAAQPGRALLLLARRPLWICGAMALALGFGAQLAVYRSLPIAAAQGLFLSGLVLLLVLSSVVLGERPSGRERRAVAVIGLALVMVVSSLYGSEEEVSRSAPAGILLALCVPTLAAGLALYAAAERRARRRHRQPTTGVAYAVAIGLLYGVSSLAIKGVSGHVDTADLKGSVAGLFASPYPYLLLVTGFSGLVLSQTALQRCRASLIVPVCSTVTCVFTIVSGTIAFDEPLPEDPLRLLLRIGGTVLALTVLLTLPRHDTDTPTSKEAGHEA from the coding sequence GTGGTGTGGGGAGTAGCCGCCGCGCTGGTGGCGAACGTGCTCTACAGCACCGGCTTCGTCCTGGAGAAGCGTGCGCTGGCCGGCATGCCGGCGCTGAGTGCGGCACAGCCGGGCCGGGCCCTGCTCCTGCTGGCCCGCCGGCCCCTGTGGATCTGCGGGGCCATGGCGCTCGCCCTGGGGTTCGGCGCCCAACTGGCCGTCTACCGCTCCCTGCCGATCGCCGCCGCCCAGGGTCTGTTCCTTTCCGGTCTCGTCCTCCTGCTGGTGCTCTCGTCGGTGGTGCTCGGTGAGCGCCCCTCCGGCCGTGAGCGGCGCGCGGTGGCGGTCATCGGGCTGGCACTGGTCATGGTGGTGTCCTCTCTGTACGGGAGCGAGGAGGAGGTCAGCCGCAGCGCGCCCGCGGGCATCCTGCTGGCACTGTGCGTGCCGACACTCGCGGCCGGACTGGCCCTGTACGCGGCTGCGGAACGCCGCGCCCGCCGGCGTCACCGGCAGCCGACCACCGGAGTGGCGTACGCGGTGGCGATCGGTCTGCTCTACGGGGTCAGCTCGCTCGCCATCAAGGGAGTCTCCGGACACGTGGACACCGCAGACCTCAAGGGCTCCGTGGCGGGCCTGTTCGCCAGCCCCTACCCGTACCTTCTGCTGGTCACAGGGTTCAGCGGACTGGTGCTGTCGCAGACCGCACTGCAGCGCTGCCGGGCGTCCCTGATCGTCCCGGTGTGCTCGACGGTGACCTGTGTGTTCACCATCGTCAGCGGCACGATCGCGTTCGACGAGCCGCTGCCGGAGGACCCACTGCGGCTGTTACTGCGCATCGGCGGCACCGTGCTGGCCCTGACGGTCCTGCTCACCCTGCCGCGACACGACACGGACACCCCCACATCGAAGGAAGCCGGCCATGAAGCCTGA
- a CDS encoding lytic transglycosylase domain-containing protein produces the protein MLAQPRSARRKAAAAGATVLLGATGLALAVTPATAAPAAAPTTAASAQATAKKMIDDNAQYTCFDKIVDHESDWDVNASNASSGAYGLVQALPGSKMASAGSDWQTNAKTQIEWGVDYMEDRYGSPCGAWDFWQSNGWY, from the coding sequence ATGCTCGCCCAGCCCCGCTCCGCCCGCCGTAAGGCCGCCGCCGCCGGCGCGACCGTACTGTTGGGCGCCACCGGTCTGGCCCTGGCCGTCACCCCGGCGACGGCCGCCCCGGCCGCTGCCCCGACGACCGCCGCGAGCGCCCAGGCCACGGCGAAGAAGATGATCGACGACAACGCCCAGTACACGTGCTTCGACAAGATCGTCGATCACGAGAGCGACTGGGACGTCAACGCGTCCAACGCCTCCTCGGGCGCCTACGGCCTGGTCCAGGCCCTGCCCGGCTCGAAGATGGCCTCGGCGGGCTCGGACTGGCAGACCAACGCCAAGACCCAGATCGAGTGGGGCGTCGACTACATGGAGGACCGCTACGGCAGCCCGTGCGGCGCCTGGGACTTCTGGCAGTCCAACGGCTGGTACTGA
- a CDS encoding Trm112 family protein, with amino-acid sequence MKPDNPLLKILACPLDKGPLILEENGDALYNPRLRRRYPIVDGIPQLLPSSGEPVADQEQDRLLDSA; translated from the coding sequence ATGAAGCCTGACAACCCGCTGCTGAAGATCCTCGCCTGTCCGCTCGACAAGGGTCCGCTGATCCTCGAAGAGAACGGCGACGCTCTCTACAACCCGCGCCTGCGACGCCGCTATCCGATCGTCGACGGCATCCCGCAACTGCTCCCCTCCTCCGGCGAGCCCGTCGCCGATCAGGAACAGGACCGCCTGCTGGACTCCGCCTGA
- a CDS encoding DUF5753 domain-containing protein, which translates to MIEAGDRLTGHRRDGARVRSVELRRNRRRLFTRPNPVEFEFIFSEAAPTQRAGGRSIMLEQLDSLIEDEALHAISLRVVPFTAPVPPTHPLHLLEFGGADEKPLTAFDSMTGMTFQKRPRDVRENRYYIEAMRQLALNTVESRAMIETGGSADGRSGHSPRLRFALLTFAGSPAAPPGRAAVPLPGRDGGASVGAPCPGPGRSQSR; encoded by the coding sequence CTGATCGAAGCCGGGGATCGACTTACCGGCCATCGTCGTGATGGGGCCCGAGTCCGTTCTGTTGAGCTGCGCCGCAATCGGCGTCGGCTCTTCACCAGGCCGAACCCCGTTGAATTCGAGTTCATCTTCAGCGAAGCTGCTCCGACCCAGCGCGCCGGCGGCAGAAGCATCATGCTGGAGCAGCTCGACTCACTGATCGAGGATGAAGCCCTCCACGCCATCAGCCTGCGAGTCGTACCCTTCACAGCTCCCGTTCCACCGACACACCCGCTGCATCTCCTGGAGTTCGGCGGGGCAGACGAGAAGCCCCTCACCGCGTTCGATTCCATGACGGGAATGACGTTCCAGAAGCGTCCCAGGGATGTCCGCGAGAATAGGTACTACATCGAGGCGATGCGCCAACTGGCGCTCAACACGGTGGAGTCGAGGGCAATGATTGAGACTGGCGGCTCAGCAGATGGCCGATCAGGACATTCGCCCCGACTCCGGTTCGCGCTCCTGACCTTCGCCGGAAGCCCGGCCGCACCTCCCGGACGCGCCGCCGTTCCCCTCCCCGGGAGGGACGGCGGCGCGTCCGTCGGTGCTCCCTGCCCGGGACCGGGGCGGTCTCAGAGCCGCTGA
- a CDS encoding SDR family oxidoreductase: MAAQLNRTDSGPITTMAGKSIPGFDQLAKLWPERAPLGWDTSDATSVADTVAFLLGDDSHAITGQVIHVDGGFTAVGA, from the coding sequence ATTGCGGCGCAGCTCAACAGAACGGACTCGGGCCCCATCACGACGATGGCCGGTAAGTCGATCCCCGGCTTCGATCAGCTTGCAAAGCTCTGGCCGGAGCGGGCACCGCTGGGATGGGATACCTCCGACGCCACGTCCGTCGCGGACACGGTGGCCTTCCTCCTCGGTGACGACTCGCACGCCATCACGGGTCAGGTCATCCATGTCGACGGTGGGTTCACGGCCGTCGGTGCCTGA